The sequence below is a genomic window from Humulus lupulus chromosome 3, drHumLupu1.1, whole genome shotgun sequence.
cggaggatgtagaagtagatgttatgcacgacactagttcctctaatttccaattattcgttgatcttggaccgttgccacaaatcagctttgaacgtacgggggctccattacaatttgttgagatagataatgttgcaattgaggaggagagggaggaggaaatggaagaagaagaggaggaggaggaagaggaagtggaggaggaggaggaggaggttgaatatgaagatgatgaagaggaagatgaacacatagaaaccgatgatgatagtgaagattattatagtgataattaagtggtaattttataatatgttgaagtaattatttttaacaataaataattttatattgtcatttttaactgataaatgtaattttaatatcgattaatttgacagatatggctgatgttattgctcaatctcacgggggtgatggtggaggatgcgatcctccacgtggaccgacagatatcccagctgattgtgaacgaggtaatattttacacattgatatactccttaaaatttaacaattaatccatattaattttaaaatattgaatttgcatacaatagcgcctccaagtaaacgtggacgccataagggattgaacacgcgggaaaagagggaacagttggggcgtcctctccctctcgagtgggatgtgcgggggagaacatataaagagatcggagagtacagctcaaatttctcaagagagctcggattacttgttcgacagtacacagatccggactgtcctcaatggtcaaaagtaccaaatgcctcgaaagaaagaatacttgcacatttggaagtaagtagtttatgtatttttatcttaattcttattttatgttatatatgatatttactaataaatgtttgtaaattaggatgatttgtttgatattgggcgtactagatatggagaagggcatatgcctgggatcttgagaggcattgatacttcgtgtgctaaaaagtattctgactggaagtacgatattaaagagcacttaacgattaatgggccacaaaatcgttatggtggttgcacggatacgcagtggcaaaaagcaattgattttttccgtcgcccagaaattacggtattaatttcttgctaaacttaactatcttaattaaatatattactaacgataactttttgcagaaacgttctgtggtcaacaaggaaaatagaaagaaattgaaagagcttagctatggaggttctcagtcaatcccagccttacgctataaaaaggttagttaattaattattttttagtttatttttcttatttacgtttaattattaattttataaaaatatatgtacgtgacagcgcaatttagagactgggcaacttgagtccatcccggatagctggatggatactcaccataaatcaggcacagggtgggtgacagagacagcaaaaaatacttgggtacgttaagtttttttaaacatttttcaaatttttaattgtttcaaaattttaattacattatacattgtatcacaggaggaattgcgtgcataccgcgacacacagcagacacaggcaactgatactgagagttccacaccagtttcgagtgcgcctgaagatgaagacatatctttggtacaaaatgtcttcggaaaacgacggggccaccagaaaggatatggacgtatccttaacataagggaccgaactccatttgattttcgtccttcacaaactagagatgaagagttgtctgagatgagagagcgtcttcgacagttagaggagcatgtccggactcattgtatcaccccgggatctcaatctgccccaccaccaccacccgatgatcctgatgttggagcaccgactcagtaggacttatgtatgaattttattacaattgactattacattatcatgtttaagacaagtctttattttaattcaacgaatacactcttatgtttttttttatatctttaatataagtgttttaattttattctattttcttatatttaattcaaaataaataaataaataagggaataacaaatataaaaaaaaattggggacaagtctataccgaggacattgtcctcggtatataccacCAAGATGTCGGTATGTACCAGTACGATGAGAAATTGAGGTTTgttgtaccgaggacatttgtcactttctaccgaggacattatcctcggtaaaacgtataccgagaacatttttaATGTCGTCGGTAGACGTTTTGTTTTTACCGACGCGGCTGTACCGACAACTTTAtaccgacgacattgtctcggtataagatataccgaggacatttcggcttataccgaggacatttgttctcggtataggccctgATTTTTGTAGTTCtgtgaatttgataaagaaaGTGTGAACTTGAGTATGTTTATAGCTgtcataagtttgaaaaaaatggGTACTTATTATATTTGAAATACTTTTCTATTCtgtgaaatattttttaatttctgTACAGTACTAGAAGCTAAGATTCAACTAAAAGTAAACAATGAAGCTCGACGTGAACATGCTCAGATATTTATCAAAAGAAGATTTCAGGGTTCTTACTGCTGTTGAGATGGGGATGAGGAATGTATGTACTTTTTCTTATACCTTTTCACCATGCAGTTGTGATTTTGCTCTTTATTTGTGTTAATGATGCTCCTTGTCATCATTTTCTTTCAGCATGAAATAGTTCCTTCTGAGCTTATCAGCCGTATAGCTGCCCTCAAGTATACCTTTCTTCTTTTACTCTTattgtttttttctttgtttaCTTTTGTG
It includes:
- the LOC133824753 gene encoding uncharacterized protein LOC133824753 — encoded protein: MPGILRGIDTSCAKKYSDWKYDIKEHLTINGPQNRYGGCTDTQWQKAIDFFRRPEITKRSVVNKENRKKLKELSYGGSQSIPALRYKKRNLETGQLESIPDSWMDTHHKSGTGWVTETAKNTWEELRAYRDTQQTQATDTESSTPVSSAPEDEDISLVQNVFGKRRGHQKGYGRILNIRDRTPFDFRPSQTRDEELSEMRERLRQLEEHVRTHCITPGSQSAPPPPPDDPDVGAPTQ